One genomic window of Augochlora pura isolate Apur16 chromosome 5, APUR_v2.2.1, whole genome shotgun sequence includes the following:
- the Trus gene encoding programmed cell death 2 like trus, translated as MACDNRTKVYLGYEDECVTDKHRGSINFMTNKIGGFPDCYEKNTLSLPQCRLCGLHQLLVLQLYVPLDTSKYHRILYIFACINPNCWNQNESWTCLRVQVLADEFQTNTIDTSSVTVPSTTSWLSDADNWGDNFNDNSTEQNGNNLLSNKATEFNFSLQREAEQNIREELCALHVDDPNANSPASVESPVGIGAVGRLDSPQASAEIDGEESEVVCIDTPTQPQRDLVGLLHEVTPFPIQLESNSETKFSFVEIFLSVEEEEDHGVDIPQHVRDLLLKYQYRNPDLSTKSAVDSIEGKTSETDSEKYEKGIPMHGDEMFHNFVSRIQKSPGQLLRYSRDNSASLLLYPISGCVGKCRHCGGEMIFEVQILSTLISKLILQPCTEKNFQIEFGTVLIYTCLRSCWSATDLYREEHVIVQAERL; from the exons ATGGCTTGTGATAACCGGACGAAAGTGTACCTGGGTTACGAAGATGAATGCGTTACTGATAAACACCGGGGAAGCATTAATTTTATGACAAACAAGATCGGCGGATTTCCA GACTGTTACGAGAAAAATACGTTATCGTTGCCACAATGCAGACTATGCGGACTACATCAACTCCTGGTATTGCAACTCTACGTTCCATTAGATACTTCGAAATATCACagaatactttatattttcgcCTGTATAAATCCGAATTGTTGGAATCAAAATGAAAGTTGGACTTGTCTGAGGGTACAAGTTTTAGCAGATGAATTCCAGACGAATACAATAGATACTAGTAGTGTGACCGTACCATCAACAACATCATGGTTGTCGGACGCGGATAACTGGggtgataattttaatgacaatTCCACTGAACAGAatggaaacaatttattgtcaAACAAAGCAACagagtttaatttttctttgcaaaGAGAAGCAGAGCAGAACATAAGAGAAGAACTTTGTGCATTGCACGTAGACGACCCTAATGCAAACAG CCCAGCAAGCGTGGAATCTCCAGTTGGAATAGGAGCGGTTGGTAGATTAGATTCTCCTCAAGCATCCGCAGAGATCGACGGAGAAGAAAGCGAAGTTGTTTGCATAGATACACCGACTCAGCCTCAACGTGACCTAGTTGGTTTACTGCACGAAGTAACTCCATTCCCTATACAGCTAGAGTCAAAcagcgaaacgaaattctcatttgttgaaatattccTTTCtgtggaagaagaagaagatcaTGGTGTAGATATACCCCAACACGTTCGTGATTTACTATTAAagtatcaatacagaaatccAGATCTGTCTACGAAATCTGCAGTGGATTCAATAGAAGGGAAAACAAGTGAAACTGACTcagaaaaatacgaaaaggGTATTCCTATGCACGGAGATGAAATGTtccataattttgtttcacgGATACAAAAAAGCCCTGGACAGCTTCTACG ATATTCACGAGATAATTCAGCTTCATTGCTATTGTATCCTATCAGCGGATGCGTAGGGAAATGTCGCCATTGCGGCGGTGAAATGATCTTCGAAGTCCAGATTTTATCGACATTAATTTCCAAGTTGATACTACAACCGTGTACAGAAAAAAACTTTCAAATCGAATTTGGAACTGTTTTAATATACACTTGTTTGAGAAGTTGTTGGTCTGCAACAGATTTATACAGGGAAGAGCATGTTATTGTTCAAGCAGAAAGGCTATAG
- the LOC144469627 gene encoding complex I assembly factor ACAD9, mitochondrial, whose protein sequence is MFARHPLKIKKCFSTKLYSIVTRNIETATQSELPQFINVHYFPRQREKQPAVAPVLKNLALGSMNTEVVDLPEPQTIERFKDFDMWLTPINNYVLKCINSDKKLDKNEILSSLVDLGVFRSYVSEDYHGLNLSDTESLRLMETVGMLPWLGTYLVKNLMLPVQLILKYGSESQKQKYLPKIMSGEITPTICLKENDNGTNINRMQTTCIQHDANSVVLNGEKVFVFNGIKADLFLVFAINKRGYKTINPNDISLYLVERNYEGISCNNVYETIGYHDIPVCSVKFENTILPKTNILGEPMKTKAFDIMMDLLKPGKQNITGQSIAILRNVINHLTSDILEVKQLDRDLYTFDSVQMILAKAVFSLYTMESMAYLTSRLADYYEDQNVELEKVVTETYCANKCLDSIHSCLQLLGARVYMKNNFYVDAYHNALALTTLDTNNIDAHIYIGSSIFQYSGTMWDDDIGKSRNAAYHPIYVNVKKYIDFFSKRHMMASCFHQSLAPSVLFLQNSIEMVQKNLENLLLTHGTSITEKHMELHRISVMITELYATFANMIRSSRSYKIGLENSSHEKDMAVCVANNMLDKITIIGQQICDQEVLNGDVYRKNIAKLLFTKRTYPIEHPLSRTYT, encoded by the coding sequence atgttcgctcggcatccattaaaaattaagaaatgtttCTCTACGAAGTTATACAGTATTGTaacaagaaatatagaaactgCTACGCAATCGGAATTACCACAATTCATAAATGTACATTATTTTCCACGACAAAGGGAAAAGCAACCAGCAGTAGCCCCAGTGTTGAAGAATCTTGCATTGGGGTCGATGAATACAGAAGTTGTGGATCTGCCGGAACCCCAGACTATCGAAAGATTCAAGGATTTTGATATGTGGTTGACGCCGATTAACAATTATGTTCTCAAGTGTATTAATTCCGACAAGAAGCTCGACAAGAACGAAATATTATCGTCTCTTGTAGATCTAGGTGTATTTCGATCATACGTTAGCGAAGACTATCATGGTTTAAATTTATCAGATACCGAGTCATTGAGACTTATGGAAACGGTAGGCATGTTACCCTGGTTGGGTACATATTTAGTAAAGAATCTCATGTTAcctgttcaattaattttgaaatatggaTCTGAAAGTCAAAAGCAGAAGTATCTTCCAAAGATTATGAGTGGTGAAATTACTCCCACGATATGCttaaaagaaaatgacaaTGGAACTAATATTAATCGTATGCAGACTACTTGTATACAACACGATGCAAATTCGGTAGTATTGAATGGAGAAAAAGTATTTGTTTTCAATGGGATCAAGGCTGatctatttttagtttttgcgataaataaaagaggatataaaacaataaatccaAATGATATATCACTCTACTTGGTTGAACGTAATTACGAGGGGATAAGTTGTAACAATGTTTACGAAACAATTGGATACCATGATATACCTGTATGTTCTGTTAAATTTGAAAACACTATTTTACccaaaacaaatattttaggAGAACCCATGAAAACTAAGGCATTTGATATTATGATGGATCTGCTGAAGCCTGGAAAGCAAAATATAACTGGCCAATCTATTGCCATTTtaagaaatgttataaatCATTTGACATCAGATATTTTGGAAGTGAAACAATTGGACAGGGATCTTTATACATTTGATTCTGTCCAAATGATCTTGGCTAAAGCAGTATTCTCTCTATACACTATGGAGAGCATGGCCTATCTAACGAGTCGATTGGCAGATTATTATGAGGATCAAAATGTTGAACTCGAAAAAGTTGTGACAGAAACTTACTGTGCTAATAAATGTTTGGATTCTATACATTCATGTTTACAACTATTAGGCGCTCGGGTTTATATGAAGAATAACTTTTATGTAGATGCGTATCATAATGCATTGGCATTAACAACGCttgatacaaataatatagatgCACATATTTACATAGGATCatctatttttcaatattcaggAACAATGTGGGATGATGATATAGGTAAAAGCAGAAACGCGGCATATCATCCCATCTATGTTAACGTGAAAAAGTATATAGATTTCTTCTCCAAGAGACATATGATGGCCAGTTGTTTTCATCAATCATTGGCACCTAGTGTTCTATTTCTGCAAAACTCTATAGAAATGGTGCAGAAAAATCTGGAGAATCTATTGCTTACCCATGGAACAAGTATTACAGAGAAACATATGGAACTTCATCGGATAAGCGTCATGATTACAGAATTGTATGCAACGTTCGCCAATATGATACGTTCGTCGAGGTCATATAAAATTGGTCTTGAAAATTCAAGTCACGAAAAAGATATGGCAGTGTGTGTAGCAAATAATATGTTAGACAAAATAACTATAATTGGGCAACAAATTTGTGACCAGGAGGTATTGAACGGTGATGTGTATCGCAAAAATATAGCgaaattactatttactaaACGAACGTATCCCATAGAACATCCTCTATCTAGAACATACACGTAA
- the LOC144470252 gene encoding agrin, translated as MQRHVYLVVGTLLLCCLQDLASGACPRICPPSGEPVCGSDGVIYASQCEMRKKMCGKGVTVAVEKTACLRSSGSKCEHRCPGDQDPVCGTDGRTYLNKCMLRVEICRVGIELSHLGPCNNISAHRENCPVSCEFAPLDGPICGSDGNVYKSTCQMKLLTCGQGVVRTNKKHCQTTRHCRESCWRGAKPACGSDGILYSNTCKMRAKNCGKHVFEVPMSFCVSRERTSGGQSNACPLDCKNEPEEPTCGSDGSIYRNECEMQMLNCGQARRKVSVVDFDKCQPRLNKCMKQQQRCGTEVDPVCGSDANTYTNQCHLNVAICLKGIQLAHVGECTTLKETEQCPEDCNEVPEEPVCGSDGNVYRSLCHLQRETCGQRVVQVPAQHCRTTALCNQICSGERQFVCGSDNKFYRNECEMKRDNCGKHVYVVPMKRCVQGFLFRGCQKICPPYYDPVCGTDGMTYSNECFLEIENCRSRSAVTKNYHGVCGQPTEEPKNYLY; from the exons ATTTGGCGAGCGGTGCGTGTCCCCGGATATGTCCGCCCAGCGGGGAGCCAGTATGCGGCAGCGACGGGGTGATCTACGCGTCGCAGTGCGAAATGCGGAAGAAGATGTGCGGAAAAG GCGTGACCGTGGCCGTGGAGAAGACCGCTTGCCTGAGGTCGTCCGGTAGCAAGTGCGAGCACCGGTGCCCAGGTGATCAGGATCCGGTGTGCGGCACCGACGGCCGCACCTACCTCAACAAGTGCATGCTCAGGGTCGAGATCTGTCGAGTGGGCATCGAGCTGTCCCACCTGGGTCCCTGCAACAACATCTCCGCGCACAGGGAGAATTGCCCGGTGTCCTGCGAGTTCGCGCCTCTCGACGGACCGATCTGCGGCAGCGACGGCAACGTCTACAAGTCCACGTGTCAGATGAAGCTGCTCACGTGCGG GCAAGGCGTGGTGCGCACCAACAAGAAGCATTGCCAGACCACCAGACACTGTCGGGAGTCCTGCTGGCGAGGTGCCAAGCCGGCTTGCGGCAGCGACGGCATCCTCTACTCAAACACCTGCAAAATGCGAGCGAAAAACTGTGG GAAGCACGTGTTCGAGGTGCCGATGTCGTTTTGCGTGTCGCGGGAAAGGACGTCCGGCGGCCAGTCGAACGCCTGCCCCTTGGACTGCAAGAACGAGCCGGAAGAACCGACATGCGGATCGGACGGCAGTATCTACAGGAACGAGTGCGAGATGCAAATGTTGAACTGCGG GCAAGCGCGGAGAAAGGTGAGCGTGGTGGACTTTGACAAGTGTCAGCCGCGGCTGAACAAGTGCAtgaagcagcagcagcggtgCGGGACCGAGGTGGATCCAGTTTGTGGCAGCGACGCGAACACTTATACGAATCAGTGTCACTTGAACGTCGCCATTTGCTT AAAGGGCATTCAGCTGGCTCACGTCGGAGAGTGCACGACCTTGAAGGAAACCGAACAGTGCCCCGAAGACTGCAACGAGGTGCCCGAGGAACCAGTTTGTGGAAGCGACGGGAACGTTTACCG GTCCCTCTGCCATCTGCAGCGCGAAACGTGCGGTCAGAGGGTGGTTCAAGTTCCGGCGCAACATTGTCGCACCACTGCGCTCTGCAATCAGATTTGTAGCGGGGAACGCCAGTTCGTTTGTGGCTCCGACAACAAGTTTTATCGCAACGAGTGCGAGATGAAGAGGGACAACTGCGG GAAACACGTCTACGTGGTGCCCATGAAGAGATGCGTACAGGGCTTCCTGTTCCGCGGCTGCCAAAAGATTTGCCCGCCCTATTACGATCCTGTTTGCGGCACGGACGGCATGACATACAGCAACGAGTGCTTCCTCGAGATCGAGAACTGCCGCAGCCGAAGCGCGGTTACGAAGAATTACCACGGGGTGTGTGGCCAGCCGACAGAGGAGCCGAAAAACTATTTGTATTAA